From one Paramormyrops kingsleyae isolate MSU_618 chromosome 1, PKINGS_0.4, whole genome shotgun sequence genomic stretch:
- the LOC111840744 gene encoding myelin-associated neurite-outgrowth inhibitor-like isoform X2: protein MNPVYSPASTGAPFTNTKGIGYPAGFPVGYAAAPTYSPSIYPGGSSAFPAGFTSGVPYKMSCSPSAGAVPAYSSTPNPYQMAVYPLRNPYPHQNPYAQGAYLTQPLYAAAPPHVIHHTTVVQPNGIPTAVYAPPIPAPRTSGVAVGMGMVAGATMAMSAGALLTAHSPSAVAPHPVTIPPYRTAGTPAYSYVPPPMVNSWQC, encoded by the exons ATGAACCCTGTTTACAGCCCTGCATCAACAGGGGCTCCGTTCACAAATACCAAGGGAATCGGATACCCAG CAGGGTTTCCTGTTGGTTATGCAGCGGCCCCCACTTATTCTCCCAGCATCTACCCTGGGGGCAGCTCAGCCTTCCCAGCTG GTTTCACCTCTGGGGTGCCATACAAAATGTCCTGCTCGCCATCGGCTGGCGCGGTCCCAGCTTACTCCTCAACTCCAAACCCCTATCAGATGGCTGTGTACCCCCTGAGGAACCCCTACCCTCACCAGAACCCCTACGCCCAA GGTGCATACCTCACCCAGCCGCTGTACgctgctgccccccctcacGTCATCCACCACACCACGGTGGTGCAGCCGAATGGGATTCCCACCGCTGTCTACGCCCCTCCCATCCCCGCACCGCGCACCAGCGGCGTGGCCGTGGGTATGGGTATGGTGGCGGGGGCCACAATGGCCATGTCAGCCG GAGCTCTGCTGACTGCTCACTCTCCATCTGCCGTGGCCCCCCATCCTGTGACGATCCCTCCCTACCGGACAGCTGGGACCCCCGCTTACAGCTatgtcccccctccaatggtgAACAGCTGGCAGT GTTGA
- the LOC111840744 gene encoding myelin-associated neurite-outgrowth inhibitor-like isoform X1 codes for MNPVYSPASTGAPFTNTKGIGYPAGFPVGYAAAPTYSPSIYPGGSSAFPAGFTSGVPYKMSCSPSAGAVPAYSSTPNPYQMAVYPLRNPYPHQNPYAQGAYLTQPLYAAAPPHVIHHTTVVQPNGIPTAVYAPPIPAPRTSGVAVGMGMVAGATMAMSAGALLTAHSPSAVAPHPVTIPPYRTAGTPAYSYVPPPMVNSWQCE; via the exons ATGAACCCTGTTTACAGCCCTGCATCAACAGGGGCTCCGTTCACAAATACCAAGGGAATCGGATACCCAG CAGGGTTTCCTGTTGGTTATGCAGCGGCCCCCACTTATTCTCCCAGCATCTACCCTGGGGGCAGCTCAGCCTTCCCAGCTG GTTTCACCTCTGGGGTGCCATACAAAATGTCCTGCTCGCCATCGGCTGGCGCGGTCCCAGCTTACTCCTCAACTCCAAACCCCTATCAGATGGCTGTGTACCCCCTGAGGAACCCCTACCCTCACCAGAACCCCTACGCCCAA GGTGCATACCTCACCCAGCCGCTGTACgctgctgccccccctcacGTCATCCACCACACCACGGTGGTGCAGCCGAATGGGATTCCCACCGCTGTCTACGCCCCTCCCATCCCCGCACCGCGCACCAGCGGCGTGGCCGTGGGTATGGGTATGGTGGCGGGGGCCACAATGGCCATGTCAGCCG GAGCTCTGCTGACTGCTCACTCTCCATCTGCCGTGGCCCCCCATCCTGTGACGATCCCTCCCTACCGGACAGCTGGGACCCCCGCTTACAGCTatgtcccccctccaatggtgAACAGCTGGCAGTGTGAGTGA
- the LOC111840744 gene encoding myelin-associated neurite-outgrowth inhibitor-like isoform X3 has product MNPVYSPASTGAPFTNTKGIGYPGFPVGYAAAPTYSPSIYPGGSSAFPAGFTSGVPYKMSCSPSAGAVPAYSSTPNPYQMAVYPLRNPYPHQNPYAQGAYLTQPLYAAAPPHVIHHTTVVQPNGIPTAVYAPPIPAPRTSGVAVGMGMVAGATMAMSAGALLTAHSPSAVAPHPVTIPPYRTAGTPAYSYVPPPMVNSWQCE; this is encoded by the exons ATGAACCCTGTTTACAGCCCTGCATCAACAGGGGCTCCGTTCACAAATACCAAGGGAATCGGATACCCAG GGTTTCCTGTTGGTTATGCAGCGGCCCCCACTTATTCTCCCAGCATCTACCCTGGGGGCAGCTCAGCCTTCCCAGCTG GTTTCACCTCTGGGGTGCCATACAAAATGTCCTGCTCGCCATCGGCTGGCGCGGTCCCAGCTTACTCCTCAACTCCAAACCCCTATCAGATGGCTGTGTACCCCCTGAGGAACCCCTACCCTCACCAGAACCCCTACGCCCAA GGTGCATACCTCACCCAGCCGCTGTACgctgctgccccccctcacGTCATCCACCACACCACGGTGGTGCAGCCGAATGGGATTCCCACCGCTGTCTACGCCCCTCCCATCCCCGCACCGCGCACCAGCGGCGTGGCCGTGGGTATGGGTATGGTGGCGGGGGCCACAATGGCCATGTCAGCCG GAGCTCTGCTGACTGCTCACTCTCCATCTGCCGTGGCCCCCCATCCTGTGACGATCCCTCCCTACCGGACAGCTGGGACCCCCGCTTACAGCTatgtcccccctccaatggtgAACAGCTGGCAGTGTGAGTGA
- the fbxo45 gene encoding F-box/SPRY domain-containing protein 1, with the protein MSGAAGGGAPSCGGAAGPCAPGAVGGGVGIAGRLPTRVLEHIFSYLELPELIRCSLVCWHWNRCLSDENSEVWRTLCGRTLSEEALRSDILCNIPTYKGKLKSYQHALSSHDCSRNVYVKKNGFTLHRNPIAQSTDGARGKIGFSEGRHAWEIWWEGPLGTVAVIGLATKRAPMQCQGYVALLGSDDQSWGWNLVDNSLLHNGEVNGNFPQCNNAPKYQIGERIRVILDMEDKTLAFERGFEFLGVAFRGLPKACLFPAVSAVYGNTEVTMVYLGRPLDG; encoded by the exons ATGTCGGGAGCGGCCGGCGGCGGGGCGCCCTCTTGCGGCGGCGCGGCCGGACCCTGCGCGCCCGGAGCCGTCGGTGGCGGCGTGGGCATCGCGGGGCGCCTTCCCACCCGCGTCCTAGAGCACATCTTCTCGTACCTGGAACTGCCGGAGCTGATTCGCTGCTCGCTGGTGTGCTGGCACTGGAACCGCTGCCTGTCGGACGAGAATAGCGAAGTATGGCGGACCCTGTGCGGCCGCACCCTGAGCGAGGAGGCGCTGCGCTCCGATATCCTCTGCAACATCCCCACCTACAAGGGCAAG CTGAAGTCCTACCAACATGCCCTCAGTTCCCACGACTGCTCACGCAACGTCTACGTCAAGAAGAACGGTTTCACCCTTCACCGCAACCCCATCGCCCAGAGCACGGACGGGGCGCGGGGCAAGATTGGCTTCTCCGAGGGCCGCCACGCCTGGGAGATCTGGTGGGAGGGGCCACTGGGCACGGTGGCGGTAATCGGTTTAGCCACCAAGCGGGCGCCCATGCAATGCCAGGGTTATGTAGCGCTCCTGGGCAGCGACGATCAAAGCTGGGGCTGGAACCTGGTCGACAACAGCCTGCTACATAACGGCGAGGTCAACGGCAACTTCCCCCAGTGCAACAACGCCCCCAAGTACCAG ATCGGCGAGAGGATCCGCGTCATCCTGGACATGGAAGACAAGACGCTGGCATTCGAGCGAGGGTTTGAATTCCTCGGGGTGGCTTTCCGGGGGCTTCCCAAAGCCTGTCTCTTCCCAGCGGTGTCGGCCGTGTACGGAAACACAGAAGTGACTATGGTGTACCTGGGGAGGCCCCTGGATGGATAG